AAACGTCGTCGACGATTAGACGGAAATCTTTCGCGCGTTCGGTCAGTTCACTACGAATGAGTAACGAAACCTGCTGTCGTTGTGTGATCAATTGTGAAGCGTTGAATTTAGCTACGACCGCTTTCAAAaccttgaaatatgaaaaaaatcgaatttggTTTTTTCCATCATTCGTTTTCTACGCAACATGAGACATCGACCAGGATTCATAAATTCATGACATTACCTCATTCACAATTGAAGGTAACACTCGGTCATCATAGTCCGTTCCCAGTTGACGATACATATTCGGTAATTGCATTGCATCTGGTCTGGCTAACACACGTAGTGAAATATTAACCATTTGTAAATCTGAAAAATGTATACATTGAATCATTGCATCAACACAATTAACTGACTAATTTGTAAAAATAACGCATATAAAAGTATCAATCGTTTGCCTATTACCTTTGCTACCAGTTGGTGAGGTAATTTTTCTTGGCCTCGATCGAATGTCATAGATTATTGGATAATGAAACCACGGAACTCtgtaaatgaaacatatttcaatttgcAATCAACTCGTACAGGGGCTGCGCAGTGACCTCCAGATTGGGAGGGGGTTAATTTGCAATGTACTTCTAGCTAGGATCAAAAGAACTGAAAGTGCTCATTTGCAATCAACTCGTACAGGGGCTGCGCAGTGACCTCCAGATTGGGAGGGGGTTAATTGGCAATGTAGTTCTAGCTAGGATCAAAAGAACTGAAAGTGCTCAATAAGGGATCCAGGGTCCATGCTTAAAAACTGAAACTTTTTGGGGAGAGCCCTGGTTGACACATACTGTCACTAGGAAAAGGAGACTGGCTGCTGGGGCGAATGTTTTCAACTACTAACCGGAAATGAAGTCCTTCTGTATAAACATCATTTTTCACGCCACCGATTCTGCTGAAAATAATAGCACGGTGACCACCATCGACTGTAAAGAATAATCAACAATTGTGTAACTGTTGTTGCATCAGTAGGTTTTACAAGTTACATGACATTacagcgccatctggtgataGAAATCTTACCGGTGTAAAACGAGTGTGCGGCTCCATATGCGAGTCCAGCTGCGGCTGCCAGCAGCCCTACACCTTTACCCAAACCTTTGCCACCCTTGCTTAACCTTCCAGCGAGGTCGTTCATCATGTTCTTACCCTCCATTACCAGTTTCTATTCGACTGCGCAGAGTTAAAAGTGAACCCGGAAGTAAGCCGGTACCTATACCACGTGGTTTCAGATCGAAAAAAGGTCGCTAGCTTTCACGGTTCGGATGCCGGACCGGGCTCGCGCAGCGGTCGCTCGCTTGATTGTCAAATTTCACTTCCTGGTTTGAAAAAGATGGAAGGCAGCAGGGAAAGGGAGCAGCTTCTGGCTTTGAAAGTGATGCGTCTGACGAAACCGTCGTTGATGTTGGGTCACAATGTTATCTGTGATAGTTATGATCTACCCAAGGATGCGTTCAATACGGTTCAGTTGCCTGATTTAGCCACTGTTCAGGGCGAACAGAAATTGGGCCTCAGCGAACTGTTGACTTTACCCCAGAATTTTGGCAATATATTCTTAGGCGAAACGTTCGCCAGCTACATCAGCGTTCACAACGACAGCAATCAAGTGTGCAGAGATGTCCACGTTAAAGCAGACCTACAAACTAGTCTGCAGAGGCTCCCCCTATCAGGTGCGATCTTCGTCATGTCCGTCATTTGGCTTTCTGAAGAACTAGCTTTTTTAATGCCTTATATCACAGGCACTCGCCGATGGGCTTGGGATACAGTTGCTGGGGTTTTCGATAGTGTATTTGTGTTTTCACTCGTTATTCTGCAATAAATCCGAGAAAAAACGTCTCGATACTAGGTCACACGGGCACCTGCTACAAGTATTCCCAAGTATTCTTAACTACCTTTTCTTTTATCTCCCAGCTACATTTATGCCTGTCCCGACATGGGCCCTAGTAGCTTGTTTACTATTGATTGCCTTATCTTCGCTCATGACCTACTCTTAAAACCCTAGTTAAGTTACCTAATCGtcggtggtaagcttttataattaGATGGGCTTATAGGCCTACCAAGAAAATATAAGAAATgcggtttgtgaaaatatccgatcgtgaaactaaaccacagacaggtaaCTGACTACTATAACCCTAGACCCTAAATTCTGCAAACTTTCCCTTTTGAATAGATATGGAAGAAGATGTAGGAAATGGCAGGgatttttttctacaaaaCATGTCAAAATAGccatttgaataataatagatTCGCTCTTCATTTCAGGGGCTACGACTGATGTCGTTCAGGAATTGAACCCAGATTGCAGCATAGACGACGTCATTCAACACGAGGTTAAAGAACTCGGCACTCATATTCTGGTATGCGCCGTCAGTTATTTAACCATGTCCGGcgagaaaatgtattttcgcAAATTTTTCAAGTTCCAAGTTTTGAAGCCGCTGGACTTGAAACCGAAATTCTATAACGCCGAATCCGATGAAGTTTACCTCGAGGCTCAGATCCAGAATTTGACGCCGATGCCGATATTTCTGGAGAAAGTCTCGATGGAACCGTCGCTGGAGTACACGGCGACCGAACTGAACACTCATACCATAAACGAGGATAAAGATCGATACGTATTCGGGAAAATAAACATGTTGAACCCGATGGACACGCGACAGTATTTGTATTGTCTAGTTCCGAAGCCGGAATTGTACGGAGAGTCGAAAGTCATAAAGGGCGTAACGAACATCGGAAAACTGGACATCGTTTGGAAAACGAGCATGGCCGAAAAAGGCCGCCTTCAAACTAGTCCGTTACAACGCGTAGCCCCCGGTTACGGAGACGTGCGACTGGCGATCGAGTATATGCCGGACGCGATCGCGCTCGAGAAACCGTTCAACGTTACGTATAAAGTTACGAACTGCAGCGAACGTACGATGGACTTGACACTGGCGCTCGAGAACAGCCCGTCGTCGGGGTTAATGTGGTGCGGTATATCCGGTCGTCAGCTCGGGAAAATCAGCGCGAACGAGAGCCGCAAAATTAATCTCAGTCTCATCGGAATCGTTCCCGGTTTGCAAACTGTGTCCGGATTGAAATTGATCGATACATTCCTGAAGCGTACGTACGAACACGACGACATGGCGCAGATTTTCATCTTTTCGGCGAATAACAAAAACGGTTCAGTAAATTAAAGATTATATCCGCATCTTCTCTTCATTTCAAACTGATTGTATTTAGCATGTATGTTAtaatatatcacaaataaagaTTGATGGGCTCTGTtgaaagtttcaaatttatatttcttgGCTTGTTCACAATAGTGACTATGGTCAACTGGTTAATAACAACTCGAGCAATCTTCTTGACAAATAGTGATGATAATTGGGATGACGGACATGCAATTtatctattatttctaatctTCATAATCTATGTGACCCTAGTTGAACCTGGCCCGCAAGATTTGAGCCCGTAGCCCGCATAGATTGCCTTCTTTAAACCGTCTTATGCTGCCATCTACATACATTAGTCAATCGGTTGTATTCTATTGTACTAATACGTATATGCCTGTagcaaaatgattgaaaattatgtttagaaaatagataaattgatCATCTGGGTATCTGTACAAAGAGAAAAAGCTTAAATCTTTCTCGACAGAGCgtattttgaagttttgaaaaattgtctAATATCGTCATTTCGGTTTGAAATTCTGCTCGATTGGATTGAATTTGCAACATGGCGGCCGGTCCGATCGCTGAACGTAATCAAGGTaagattttcttttaatttaacCGATTTCCTTGCATTAATTATCTTTCATAACTCTACACAATTGTATATGAACAGCCaccatttaaaataacaaaaaattcaatcattcaCCACCTGAATTGTCGGAATTTAGTGCGTTTAGGTGTGCTCaaattccaattcaattaaaagACTCACTTACCAGAGGCAGCGCCAGTAAAGAAAGTAgccgatttattttttatttttaatacttAGATGCCACGGTTTATGTTGGTGGTCTTGATGATAAAGTATCAGAAGCAATTTTGTGGGAATTGTTTTTACAATCAGGACCAGTCGGTAAGGATATTTCAAGATCTTGATGAATCTgccaatttatatttttttccgtTCGTAAAATGTACACTTTTCTGTTTCACAGTAAATGTTCATATGCCAAAAGACAGAATTACTCAGTCACATCAAGGTTATGGATTTGTGGAGTTCATGAGCGAAGAAGATGCAGATTACGcgatcaaaataatgaatatgataaaactaTATGGAAAGCCTGTACGGGTGAATAAGGTAAACATCTTTCAATCCCGTTAAAAATGCAAAAGAATCATATTTTTGTATAATCCTACATGAATAATCATCTAATTACAGGCGTCGGCTCATCAGAAAAATCTTGACGTCGGCGCGAATATATTCATCGGAAATCTTGATCCGGAAGTCGATGAGAAACTGTTGTACGATACGTTCAGTGCATTCGGTGTCATTTTACAAACTCCTAAAGTAAGTTCAATGTCTTACAGGATGTAATTCCACATTTGTTTCAGGGGATTGGGactcttttcttgaaaattaggaaaaaaacgggaattttaattttgggTCATCAAGGCTTTCACAGGAAAATTTTGTGATTTTGTGACTCTTCTTGGAAAAATTGACAGGGAATGTCAGggaattcaaatgaatttttggtgtctctTTCCTGCTGGTGACGAGTAGTTCAACTGCCTGTAGGCCGACAATTCA
This Tubulanus polymorphus chromosome 7, tnTubPoly1.2, whole genome shotgun sequence DNA region includes the following protein-coding sequences:
- the LOC141908172 gene encoding prohibitin-2-like, which produces MEGKNMMNDLAGRLSKGGKGLGKGVGLLAAAAGLAYGAAHSFYTVDGGHRAIIFSRIGGVKNDVYTEGLHFRVPWFHYPIIYDIRSRPRKITSPTGSKDLQMVNISLRVLARPDAMQLPNMYRQLGTDYDDRVLPSIVNEVLKAVVAKFNASQLITQRQQVSLLIRSELTERAKDFRLIVDDVSITELSFGKEYTAAVESKQVAQQEAQRAQLVVEIAKQEKQQKVVQAEGEAQAAKLIGEAITANPGYLKLRKIRAAQNIARTIANSQNRVYLNAGTLMMNINESDFDKNLEKLLPKKK
- the LOC141908166 gene encoding trafficking protein particle complex subunit 13-like; this translates as MEGSREREQLLALKVMRLTKPSLMLGHNVICDSYDLPKDAFNTVQLPDLATVQGEQKLGLSELLTLPQNFGNIFLGETFASYISVHNDSNQVCRDVHVKADLQTSLQRLPLSGATTDVVQELNPDCSIDDVIQHEVKELGTHILVCAVSYLTMSGEKMYFRKFFKFQVLKPLDLKPKFYNAESDEVYLEAQIQNLTPMPIFLEKVSMEPSLEYTATELNTHTINEDKDRYVFGKINMLNPMDTRQYLYCLVPKPELYGESKVIKGVTNIGKLDIVWKTSMAEKGRLQTSPLQRVAPGYGDVRLAIEYMPDAIALEKPFNVTYKVTNCSERTMDLTLALENSPSSGLMWCGISGRQLGKISANESRKINLSLIGIVPGLQTVSGLKLIDTFLKRTYEHDDMAQIFIFSANNKNGSVN